One Rosa chinensis cultivar Old Blush chromosome 3, RchiOBHm-V2, whole genome shotgun sequence DNA window includes the following coding sequences:
- the LOC112193461 gene encoding insulin-degrading enzyme-like 1, peroxisomal isoform X1, with amino-acid sequence MAVGKEEILKARTDNREYRRIVLPNSLQVLLISDPDTDKCAASMDVSVGSFSDPDGLEGLAHFLEHMLFYASEKYPLEDSYSKYITEHGGRTNAFTAAEHTNFYFDINPDGFEEALDRFAQFFIKPLMSADATTREIKAVDSENQKNLLSDGWRMNQLQKHLSAANHPYHKFCTGNWDTLEVRPKAKGLDTRHELIKFYEEYYSANLMHLVIYGKEKLDKIQGLVEDKFKEIRNIDRSCLRFTGEPCTSEHLEILVRTVPIKEGHKLRLAWPITPEIHHYNEGPCRYLGHLIGHEGEGSLYYILKTLGWATGLSAGESDSTLDFAFFKVDIDLTDAGHEHMQDIVGLLFKYISLLQQSGVCKWIFDELSAVCETKFHYQDKIQPINYVVNISSNMQKYPPKDWLVRSSLPSNFSPDIIQMVLNKLSPNNVRIFWESKKFEGDANMFEPWYETAYCMEKITGSRIQEWIASSPNKNLHLPARNVFIPTDLSLKNENEKVKCPVLLRKSPYTTLWYKPDTMFFTPKAYVKIDFNCPHASGSPEAGVLTNIFTHLLMDYLNDYAYYAQVAELYYGINHTESGFQVTLVGYNHKLRILLETVVEKIASFKVKADRFSVIKEMVTKEYQNYKFQQPYEQAMYYCSLILQDQTWPLMEQLEVLPHLEVEDLAKFVPMMLSRAFVDCYTAGNLESTEAESMILHVEDIFFKGSNPICQPLFPSQHLTNRVVKLERGKNFIYPVEGLNPSDENSSLVHYIQVHRDDFMLNVKLQLLVLIAKQPAFHQLRSVEQLGYVTALLQRNDCGIRGLQFIIQSTVKGPGHIDLRVEEFLKTFESKLYEMTNDEFKSNVNTLIDMKLEKHKNLREEAGFYWREISDGTLKFDRKEAEIAALRQLTQQELIEFYNEHIKVGAPRKRTLSVRVYGNPHSSEYASDKSSPVQPCTVKIDDIFTFRRSQPLYGSFKGNFGHVKL; translated from the exons ATGGCTGTGGGGAAAGAAGAGATATTGAAAGCCCGTACGGACAACAGGGAGTACAGGAGGATCGTCCTCCCTAACTCCCTTCAAGTCCTTCTCATCAGCGATCCTGATACTGACAAG tGTGCTGCTTCCATGGATGTCAGTGTTGGTTCTTTCAGCGACCCTGATGGCCTGGAGGGCCTTGCCCATTTCCTTG AGCATATGCTGTTTTATGCTAGTGAGAAGTACCCTTTGGAGGATAGTTACTCGAAGTACATCACTGAG CATGGAGGAAGAACAAATGCTTTCACAGCTGCAGAACACACCAACTTTTATTTTGACATTAATCCCGATGGTTTTGAAGAGGCTCTGGACAG GTTTGCTCAGTTCTTTATTAAACCCTTGATGTCAGCTGATGCTACAACGAGGGAAATTAAAGCTGTTGATTCAG aaaatcagaaaaatctgttgtctgatggcTGGAGGATGAACCAG CTTCAGAAGCATCTAAGTGCAGCGAATCATCCTTACCATAAATTTTGTACAG GCAATTGGGATACTTTGGAGGTTCGACCAAAAGCAAAAGGGTTGGATACCAGACATGAACTTATTAAATTCTATGAAGAATACTATTCAGCCAACCTCATGCATCTGGTTATATACGGAAAAG AGAAACTTGATAAAATTCAAGGCCTTGTAGAGGACAAGTTTAAGGAAATTCGAAACATTGACCGAAGTTGCCTTCGTTTTACTGGTGAGCCTTGCACATCAGAACATCTGGAG ATTCTTGTCAGAACCGTCCCAATAAAAGAGGGTCATAAATTGAGACTTGCATGGCCTATAACTCCAGAAATTCACCATTACAATGAAGGGCCATGTAGGTATCTTGGTCATCTTATCGGCCATGAAGGAGAAGGATCTTTATATTACATCTTGAAAACATTGG GATGGGCAACAGGTTTATCGGCTGGTGAATCAGATTCTACTTTGGACTTTGCTTTCTTTAAAGTAGATATTGATCTCACCGATGCAGGCCATG AGCACATGCAAGATATAGTAGGCTTGCTTTTCAAATACATTTCCCTGTTACAGCAGTCAGGTGTCTGCAAATGGATATTTGATGAG CTATCTGCTGTTTGCGAGACAAAGTTTCATTATCAGGACAAAATTCAGCCTATTAATTACGTGGTCAATATTTCATCAAATATGCAG AAATATCCCCCGAAAGACTGGCTGGTAAGATCATCATTGCCTTCTAACTTCAGTCCAGACATTATCCAAATGGTGCTGAACAAGCTTTCTCCAAACAATGTCCG AATCTTCTGGGAGTCCAAGAAATTTGAAGGTGATGCAAACATGTTCGAGCCCTGGTATGAAACTGCTTACTGCATGGAGAAAATTACGGGCTCCAGAATTCAG GAATGGATAGCATCTTCCCCAAATAAGAATTTACACCTACCAGCACGTAATGTTTTCATCCCAACGGACTTGTCTCTTaagaatgagaatgagaag GTCAAATGTCCAGTTCTGTTAAGAAAGTCACCATATACAACACTATGGTACAAGCCTGATACAATGTTTTTTACTCCTAAAGCATACGTCAAGATTGATTTCAATTGTCCCCATGCAAGTGGCTCCCCTGAAGCAGGAGTCCTGACTAATATTTTTACTCACTTGTTAATGGATTACTTGAATGACTATG CTTATTATGCTCAGGTTGCTGAACTGTACTATGGAATAAACCACACAGAAAGTGGTTTTCAG GTGACTCTTGTTGGTTATAATCACAAATTGAGGATTTTACTGGAAACGGTAGTTGAGAAGATTGCAAGCTTTAAAGTGAAAGCTGACAGGTTCTCTGTGATCAAG GAAATGGTCACAAAGGAGTACCAAAATTACAAATTTCAACAGCCTTATGAGCAGGCTATGTACTATTGCTCATTAATTCTACAGGACCAGACTTGGCCATTGATGGAACAACTAGAAGTTCTTCCTCATCTTGAAGTTGAAGATCTTGCTAAGTTTGTTCCAATGATGCTCTCAAGGGCCTTCGTAGACTGTTACACAGCAG gAAACCTTGAAAGTACTGAAGCTGAGTCAATGATCCTGCACGTAgaagatattttttttaaggGTTCAAACCCTATTTGCCAACCTTTATTCCCATCCCAACATTTGACAAATAGAGTCGTGAAGCTTGAAAGGGGAAAAAACTTTATCTATCCTGTGGAAGGCCTTAATCCAAGTGATGAGAATTCTTCCCTTGTCCACTATATCCAG GTTCATCGAGATGATTTTATGCTGAATGTGAAACTTCAGCTGCTTGTTCTTATTGCAAAGCAACCAGCCTTCCACCAGCTTAGATCAGTTGAGCAACTTGGTTACGTAACTGCTCTTTTACAGAG GAATGATTGTGGTATCCGCGGACTGCAGTTTATTATACAATCCACAGTGAAG GGTCCAGGACATATtgatttgagagtggaggaATTTCTCAAAACGTTTGAGAGTAAGCTTTATGAGATGACAAATGACGAATTCAAG AGCAATGTAAATACTTTGATCGATATGAAGCTTGAGAAGCACAAGAACTTGAGGGAAGAAGCTGGATTTTATTGGAGGGAGATTTCTGATGGGACCCTCAAGTTTGATCGTAAAGAAGCAGAG ATTGCAGCACTGAGGCAGCTTACACAACAAGAGTTGATTGAGTTTTATAATGAGCATATAAAAGTTGGGGCACCTCGTAAGAGGACATTGAGTGTACGAGTATATGGGAATCCTCATTCATCTGAGTATGCATCAGATAAAAGCTCCCCAGTGCAACCTTGCACTGTCAAAATCGATGATATATTCACTTTCAGAAGGTCACAGCCTCTTTATGGTTCATTCAAGGGAAACTTTGGTCATGTGAAGTTGTAG
- the LOC112193461 gene encoding insulin-degrading enzyme-like 1, peroxisomal isoform X2, with product MLQKHLSAANHPYHKFCTGNWDTLEVRPKAKGLDTRHELIKFYEEYYSANLMHLVIYGKEKLDKIQGLVEDKFKEIRNIDRSCLRFTGEPCTSEHLEILVRTVPIKEGHKLRLAWPITPEIHHYNEGPCRYLGHLIGHEGEGSLYYILKTLGWATGLSAGESDSTLDFAFFKVDIDLTDAGHEHMQDIVGLLFKYISLLQQSGVCKWIFDELSAVCETKFHYQDKIQPINYVVNISSNMQKYPPKDWLVRSSLPSNFSPDIIQMVLNKLSPNNVRIFWESKKFEGDANMFEPWYETAYCMEKITGSRIQEWIASSPNKNLHLPARNVFIPTDLSLKNENEKVKCPVLLRKSPYTTLWYKPDTMFFTPKAYVKIDFNCPHASGSPEAGVLTNIFTHLLMDYLNDYAYYAQVAELYYGINHTESGFQVTLVGYNHKLRILLETVVEKIASFKVKADRFSVIKEMVTKEYQNYKFQQPYEQAMYYCSLILQDQTWPLMEQLEVLPHLEVEDLAKFVPMMLSRAFVDCYTAGNLESTEAESMILHVEDIFFKGSNPICQPLFPSQHLTNRVVKLERGKNFIYPVEGLNPSDENSSLVHYIQVHRDDFMLNVKLQLLVLIAKQPAFHQLRSVEQLGYVTALLQRNDCGIRGLQFIIQSTVKGPGHIDLRVEEFLKTFESKLYEMTNDEFKSNVNTLIDMKLEKHKNLREEAGFYWREISDGTLKFDRKEAEIAALRQLTQQELIEFYNEHIKVGAPRKRTLSVRVYGNPHSSEYASDKSSPVQPCTVKIDDIFTFRRSQPLYGSFKGNFGHVKL from the exons ATG CTTCAGAAGCATCTAAGTGCAGCGAATCATCCTTACCATAAATTTTGTACAG GCAATTGGGATACTTTGGAGGTTCGACCAAAAGCAAAAGGGTTGGATACCAGACATGAACTTATTAAATTCTATGAAGAATACTATTCAGCCAACCTCATGCATCTGGTTATATACGGAAAAG AGAAACTTGATAAAATTCAAGGCCTTGTAGAGGACAAGTTTAAGGAAATTCGAAACATTGACCGAAGTTGCCTTCGTTTTACTGGTGAGCCTTGCACATCAGAACATCTGGAG ATTCTTGTCAGAACCGTCCCAATAAAAGAGGGTCATAAATTGAGACTTGCATGGCCTATAACTCCAGAAATTCACCATTACAATGAAGGGCCATGTAGGTATCTTGGTCATCTTATCGGCCATGAAGGAGAAGGATCTTTATATTACATCTTGAAAACATTGG GATGGGCAACAGGTTTATCGGCTGGTGAATCAGATTCTACTTTGGACTTTGCTTTCTTTAAAGTAGATATTGATCTCACCGATGCAGGCCATG AGCACATGCAAGATATAGTAGGCTTGCTTTTCAAATACATTTCCCTGTTACAGCAGTCAGGTGTCTGCAAATGGATATTTGATGAG CTATCTGCTGTTTGCGAGACAAAGTTTCATTATCAGGACAAAATTCAGCCTATTAATTACGTGGTCAATATTTCATCAAATATGCAG AAATATCCCCCGAAAGACTGGCTGGTAAGATCATCATTGCCTTCTAACTTCAGTCCAGACATTATCCAAATGGTGCTGAACAAGCTTTCTCCAAACAATGTCCG AATCTTCTGGGAGTCCAAGAAATTTGAAGGTGATGCAAACATGTTCGAGCCCTGGTATGAAACTGCTTACTGCATGGAGAAAATTACGGGCTCCAGAATTCAG GAATGGATAGCATCTTCCCCAAATAAGAATTTACACCTACCAGCACGTAATGTTTTCATCCCAACGGACTTGTCTCTTaagaatgagaatgagaag GTCAAATGTCCAGTTCTGTTAAGAAAGTCACCATATACAACACTATGGTACAAGCCTGATACAATGTTTTTTACTCCTAAAGCATACGTCAAGATTGATTTCAATTGTCCCCATGCAAGTGGCTCCCCTGAAGCAGGAGTCCTGACTAATATTTTTACTCACTTGTTAATGGATTACTTGAATGACTATG CTTATTATGCTCAGGTTGCTGAACTGTACTATGGAATAAACCACACAGAAAGTGGTTTTCAG GTGACTCTTGTTGGTTATAATCACAAATTGAGGATTTTACTGGAAACGGTAGTTGAGAAGATTGCAAGCTTTAAAGTGAAAGCTGACAGGTTCTCTGTGATCAAG GAAATGGTCACAAAGGAGTACCAAAATTACAAATTTCAACAGCCTTATGAGCAGGCTATGTACTATTGCTCATTAATTCTACAGGACCAGACTTGGCCATTGATGGAACAACTAGAAGTTCTTCCTCATCTTGAAGTTGAAGATCTTGCTAAGTTTGTTCCAATGATGCTCTCAAGGGCCTTCGTAGACTGTTACACAGCAG gAAACCTTGAAAGTACTGAAGCTGAGTCAATGATCCTGCACGTAgaagatattttttttaaggGTTCAAACCCTATTTGCCAACCTTTATTCCCATCCCAACATTTGACAAATAGAGTCGTGAAGCTTGAAAGGGGAAAAAACTTTATCTATCCTGTGGAAGGCCTTAATCCAAGTGATGAGAATTCTTCCCTTGTCCACTATATCCAG GTTCATCGAGATGATTTTATGCTGAATGTGAAACTTCAGCTGCTTGTTCTTATTGCAAAGCAACCAGCCTTCCACCAGCTTAGATCAGTTGAGCAACTTGGTTACGTAACTGCTCTTTTACAGAG GAATGATTGTGGTATCCGCGGACTGCAGTTTATTATACAATCCACAGTGAAG GGTCCAGGACATATtgatttgagagtggaggaATTTCTCAAAACGTTTGAGAGTAAGCTTTATGAGATGACAAATGACGAATTCAAG AGCAATGTAAATACTTTGATCGATATGAAGCTTGAGAAGCACAAGAACTTGAGGGAAGAAGCTGGATTTTATTGGAGGGAGATTTCTGATGGGACCCTCAAGTTTGATCGTAAAGAAGCAGAG ATTGCAGCACTGAGGCAGCTTACACAACAAGAGTTGATTGAGTTTTATAATGAGCATATAAAAGTTGGGGCACCTCGTAAGAGGACATTGAGTGTACGAGTATATGGGAATCCTCATTCATCTGAGTATGCATCAGATAAAAGCTCCCCAGTGCAACCTTGCACTGTCAAAATCGATGATATATTCACTTTCAGAAGGTCACAGCCTCTTTATGGTTCATTCAAGGGAAACTTTGGTCATGTGAAGTTGTAG